In Nakamurella antarctica, the following are encoded in one genomic region:
- a CDS encoding putative glycolipid-binding domain-containing protein, with the protein MDTKTLYWQSVGVERRWECATVKRGVSGGLHGVDARHASVAGFSAYGESSTKEYELTWHLNASTSWVIESLEVRIIGLESNRRSLNRSLFLCRSHDGSWSSETVASESASGAAPLPPPGMANAAVLNGVADCDLDFNPMTPALPLRRISMGAGEPGASANFGLDRGLHVMVARVELPTLRVFAVSRTYTSEMISTSGGPVGMVGGVNSVGTDGVEAARRVRYSGDDFVSVLQLDSDGYILDYSGVARRVQDLAASA; encoded by the coding sequence ATGGATACGAAAACCCTGTACTGGCAGTCTGTTGGCGTCGAGAGACGCTGGGAGTGTGCGACGGTGAAACGGGGCGTTTCGGGCGGTCTTCACGGCGTCGATGCGAGGCATGCAAGTGTCGCTGGCTTCAGCGCGTATGGGGAGAGCTCGACAAAAGAGTACGAACTGACCTGGCACCTCAACGCGAGCACGAGTTGGGTGATAGAAAGTTTAGAGGTTCGCATCATTGGACTCGAATCGAACAGGCGTTCGCTCAACCGGTCACTTTTCCTATGCCGATCCCATGATGGCTCCTGGTCGAGTGAAACTGTCGCCAGTGAGTCCGCTAGCGGAGCAGCCCCGTTACCGCCCCCAGGGATGGCCAATGCGGCGGTGTTGAATGGCGTCGCCGATTGCGACCTGGATTTTAACCCGATGACGCCTGCGCTGCCGCTGCGCCGGATCAGCATGGGTGCAGGTGAGCCAGGCGCGAGCGCAAACTTCGGATTGGATCGGGGGCTCCACGTGATGGTTGCTCGGGTAGAGCTGCCCACACTCCGAGTTTTTGCTGTAAGCCGCACCTACACGTCTGAAATGATTTCGACTTCTGGAGGACCGGTCGGGATGGTCGGCGGTGTCAACTCGGTAGGGACTGACGGGGTGGAAGCCGCTCGCAGAGTGCGATATTCCGGCGACGATTTTGTCAGCGTCCTGCAGCTGGACTCGGATGGATACATTCTCGACTATTCCGGGGTGGCGCGGCGTGTTCAGGACTTGGCGGCAAGCGCCTAA
- a CDS encoding DEAD/DEAH box helicase, translating into MAQMATPAVLSDPSHSYNEADLLSENLSADEVENLDDVVDMVDTEDDDTVGFENLGLPAALLRAVKDLGYTIPSDIQAAAIPALLAGSDITGVAQTGTGKTAAFGLPLLAAIDTSVRGVQALVLTPTRELAMQVSDAIASMAAHLPGVRVLAVYGGSAFTPQQRALSQGVQVVVGTPGRIIDHLERKTLNLTGLRYLVLDEADEMLRMGFAEDVDRILTDAPKDRQTALFSATMPPPIRRVAERHMTNPIDIAVSRQSSTVANVRQTYAVVPFRDKVEALARILEVSDADATIVFTRTKDAAETVGSELIAKGISAATISGDVAQRERERIVERLRNGRLDVLVATDVAARGLDVDRIDLVVNFDAPGEPEAYVHRIGRTGRAGRTGEALTFFTPRETSRLKAIERATRVKLEEIKLPSPADVAVQRASKILTKAAARAEVGRLETYRTAVETFLANSPMTAGDLAATLAALAAGDDGKAPEVRISAPHTLTREKSDRGQGGRSFDRDRAPRERSYADRPFADRSHGERSYGDRPERPSFDRPRSDRPSFDRPGADRPSFDRPGADRRTSRPAGKRYRVAVGHNDGVRPAGIVGAITGEGGVNGRDLGKIDIYDNHSIVEISADLSPDAFSRISSAKVSGRELRIQADNGAPSTEAPRSAPRRDSYDCPARSDSGARSEGGYRRDDRSEGYSRAQAPASGSKWSTTRRPVRSN; encoded by the coding sequence ATGGCGCAAATGGCGACCCCTGCTGTCCTGTCCGACCCGTCCCACTCCTACAACGAAGCTGATTTGCTCAGCGAAAACCTCTCTGCTGATGAAGTTGAGAACCTCGATGATGTCGTCGACATGGTCGATACCGAAGACGACGACACTGTCGGTTTCGAAAACTTGGGCCTTCCCGCAGCACTGCTGCGAGCAGTCAAGGACCTCGGTTACACCATCCCCTCCGACATTCAGGCTGCCGCCATCCCGGCATTGCTCGCAGGTAGCGACATCACCGGCGTTGCGCAAACCGGCACCGGCAAGACCGCAGCATTCGGTTTGCCGTTGCTCGCGGCAATCGATACGTCTGTGCGCGGCGTTCAGGCCCTTGTCCTGACCCCGACCCGCGAACTTGCCATGCAGGTCAGTGACGCTATCGCTTCGATGGCCGCACACTTGCCCGGCGTCCGCGTCCTCGCCGTCTACGGCGGATCAGCTTTCACCCCGCAGCAGCGTGCGCTGTCCCAGGGTGTCCAGGTAGTTGTCGGTACCCCCGGCCGCATCATTGACCACTTGGAACGTAAGACCCTCAACCTCACAGGCCTGCGTTACCTGGTCTTGGACGAAGCGGATGAAATGCTTCGCATGGGCTTCGCCGAGGACGTTGATCGCATTCTGACCGATGCTCCCAAGGACCGTCAGACAGCGTTGTTCTCCGCAACAATGCCGCCTCCCATCCGCCGGGTTGCCGAGCGCCACATGACGAACCCCATCGATATCGCCGTATCCCGGCAGTCTTCGACGGTGGCCAACGTCCGCCAGACCTACGCCGTGGTGCCTTTCCGGGACAAGGTCGAAGCACTGGCCCGCATCCTCGAAGTTTCCGACGCTGATGCCACCATCGTTTTCACCCGCACCAAGGACGCCGCTGAAACTGTCGGCTCCGAGCTGATTGCCAAGGGCATCTCCGCGGCCACCATCAGCGGCGATGTCGCCCAGCGCGAACGCGAGCGCATCGTTGAGCGTTTGCGCAACGGTCGCCTGGACGTGCTTGTCGCTACCGACGTCGCGGCTCGCGGCCTTGACGTCGACCGCATCGACCTCGTCGTTAACTTCGACGCACCGGGTGAGCCCGAGGCGTACGTGCACCGCATCGGCCGCACCGGCCGTGCAGGGCGCACCGGCGAAGCGCTCACCTTCTTCACCCCGCGGGAGACTTCGCGGCTGAAGGCTATTGAGCGCGCCACCAGGGTCAAGTTGGAAGAAATCAAGCTTCCCTCCCCCGCCGACGTTGCCGTTCAGCGTGCGTCCAAGATTTTGACCAAGGCCGCGGCTCGCGCCGAGGTCGGTCGGTTGGAGACCTATCGCACCGCCGTGGAGACCTTCCTGGCGAACAGCCCGATGACGGCCGGCGACTTGGCAGCCACGTTGGCAGCTCTTGCAGCCGGAGACGACGGGAAGGCCCCCGAGGTCAGAATCTCGGCACCGCACACCCTGACCCGCGAGAAATCGGATCGTGGACAAGGTGGGCGCAGCTTCGACCGCGACCGCGCGCCGCGCGAGCGCTCCTACGCAGACCGCCCGTTCGCTGACCGTAGCCATGGCGAGCGCAGTTATGGCGATCGCCCGGAACGTCCATCGTTTGATCGGCCCCGGTCTGATCGTCCGTCCTTCGATCGTCCAGGCGCTGATCGTCCGTCCTTCGATCGTCCAGGCGCTGATCGTCGCACCAGCCGACCGGCAGGTAAGCGCTACCGCGTCGCAGTTGGTCACAACGACGGCGTTCGCCCCGCTGGCATTGTCGGTGCGATCACCGGTGAGGGTGGCGTCAATGGCCGCGACCTGGGCAAGATCGACATCTACGACAACCACAGCATCGTGGAAATCTCCGCGGATTTGAGCCCGGATGCGTTCTCCCGCATCTCCTCGGCCAAGGTCAGCGGCCGCGAACTGCGGATCCAGGCTGACAATGGCGCACCGTCGACCGAGGCTCCTCGCTCGGCACCCCGCCGCGACAGCTACGATTGCCCGGCTCGCAGCGATAGTGGTGCTCGCAGTGAAGGTGGCTACCGCCGCGACGATCGCAGCGAAGGCTATTCCCGGGCGCAGGCGCCGGCTAGCGGCTCCAAGTGGTCGACCACTCGTCGGCCGGTTCGCTCCAACTGA
- the mmsB gene encoding 3-hydroxyisobutyrate dehydrogenase, translating to MSIAWIGLGNMGGPMAANLVRAGHHVTGFDLNPAALEAAAAAGIEVAASVAEAVLSAEIVFTMLPKGEHVRSVLQGPEGILASVAPGTLIVDSSTIDIDSARQFHEQVSAAGFRFLDAPVSGGVFGAVAGTLTFMIGGADDDLAQARPFLDVMAGRVFHTGGAGNGQAAKIVNNMMLGITLAATCEGAVLAERLGLDAATFRTLASSSSGDSWPLRTWYPVPGVVETAAVNRDFEGGFATVLMHKDLSLALAAGESTHTPLDFAIAAHGRMAALIEAGYGDKDCSILVRQVDGTIQI from the coding sequence ATGTCCATCGCCTGGATCGGTTTGGGAAATATGGGCGGCCCGATGGCTGCCAACCTGGTGCGCGCAGGTCATCACGTCACGGGTTTTGACCTCAACCCGGCGGCACTCGAGGCCGCCGCAGCAGCGGGAATCGAGGTTGCCGCCTCGGTGGCTGAAGCGGTGCTGTCTGCGGAGATTGTCTTCACCATGCTTCCCAAAGGTGAGCATGTGCGCTCGGTTCTTCAGGGTCCGGAGGGAATCTTGGCTTCGGTTGCGCCAGGAACTCTGATTGTTGATAGCTCGACCATTGACATTGACAGCGCGCGCCAGTTCCACGAGCAGGTATCTGCCGCCGGGTTTAGATTTTTGGATGCGCCGGTTTCTGGCGGCGTCTTCGGGGCTGTCGCAGGGACGTTGACGTTCATGATCGGCGGCGCTGATGACGACCTTGCGCAAGCGCGCCCGTTCCTTGATGTGATGGCCGGTCGCGTTTTCCATACCGGCGGCGCTGGCAATGGACAAGCCGCGAAGATCGTCAACAACATGATGCTCGGGATCACCCTTGCAGCAACATGCGAAGGGGCCGTGCTGGCCGAGAGGCTCGGGCTCGACGCAGCGACATTCCGCACTCTGGCGAGCTCGTCATCTGGCGATTCCTGGCCCTTGCGAACGTGGTATCCGGTGCCGGGAGTGGTTGAAACTGCCGCCGTCAACAGGGATTTCGAGGGTGGGTTCGCCACGGTGTTGATGCACAAGGACCTATCGCTGGCATTGGCGGCCGGCGAAAGCACACATACGCCACTGGATTTCGCTATCGCGGCACATGGCCGGATGGCGGCGCTGATCGAGGCCGGCTACGGGGACAAGGATTGTTCGATCCTCGTGCGGCAGGTCGACGGCACTATTCAGATCTGA
- the aspS gene encoding aspartate--tRNA ligase, with the protein MIRTHAAGTLRPEHDGQSVTLTGWVARRRDHGGVIFVDLRDASGSAQVVFREGEMAEQAHKLRNEFCVKVVGAVAIRPAGNENADLPTGAIEVLVDEIEVLNEAGPLPFQIDDHVEVGEETRLKYRYLDLRRSGPAAALRLRSQVNKAARRVLDEQDFVEIETPTLTRSTPEGARDFVVPARLRPGSWYALPQSPQLFKQLLMVAGMERYYQIARCYRDEDFRADRQPEFTQLDIEMSFVTEDDVIALGESIISALWKLIGHEITIPIPRITYHDAMNRYGSDKPDLRFDLEIQELTSYFANTEFRVFQNPFVGAVVQTGGAATPRRGFDAWQEWAKQRGARGLAYVTIAEDGTLGGPVAKNISDAEREGLAAATGAKPGDAIFFAAGTRRQSQELLGAARLEIGKRGGLIDENAWSFVWVVDAPLFEPAGENGDVAVGSGAWTAVHHAFTSPKPESMESFDTDPGAALAYAYDIVCNGNEIGGGSIRIHRRDVQERVFAVMGLSEEDSQEKFGFLLDAFAFGAPPHGGIAFGWDRIVMLMAGAESIRDVIAFPKSGGGYDPLTAAPAPITPQQRKEAGVDYVAPVKPAEPQPVAE; encoded by the coding sequence GTGATCCGCACCCACGCCGCAGGAACCCTCCGTCCCGAACATGACGGGCAGAGCGTCACACTGACTGGTTGGGTGGCTCGGCGCCGGGATCATGGCGGCGTCATATTCGTTGATCTCCGCGACGCGTCGGGATCTGCGCAGGTGGTTTTCCGCGAAGGTGAAATGGCCGAACAGGCGCATAAGCTGCGCAACGAGTTCTGCGTGAAGGTTGTCGGGGCAGTCGCGATCAGGCCCGCAGGCAATGAGAACGCAGACCTCCCAACGGGAGCCATTGAGGTACTTGTCGACGAGATTGAAGTCCTCAACGAGGCCGGACCGTTGCCGTTCCAGATCGACGATCACGTCGAGGTCGGCGAAGAGACTCGATTGAAATACCGCTACCTGGACCTGCGCAGGAGTGGACCAGCCGCGGCGCTACGACTGCGGTCGCAGGTCAACAAGGCAGCACGTCGGGTACTGGACGAACAGGACTTTGTCGAGATCGAGACCCCCACGCTGACCCGCTCCACCCCCGAGGGTGCCCGCGATTTTGTGGTGCCGGCGCGACTGCGTCCGGGTTCCTGGTACGCGTTGCCGCAGTCGCCGCAGCTGTTCAAGCAACTGCTGATGGTGGCGGGCATGGAGCGGTACTACCAGATTGCACGCTGCTACCGCGACGAGGATTTCCGCGCGGACCGGCAACCAGAATTTACTCAACTCGACATCGAGATGTCTTTCGTCACCGAGGATGACGTGATTGCTCTCGGCGAGAGCATTATCTCGGCGTTGTGGAAGTTGATTGGGCATGAGATCACTATTCCCATCCCAAGAATCACCTACCACGACGCCATGAACAGGTACGGCAGCGACAAGCCCGACCTGCGCTTCGACCTCGAGATCCAAGAGCTGACAAGCTATTTCGCGAATACGGAGTTTCGGGTCTTTCAGAACCCCTTCGTGGGAGCAGTTGTCCAGACAGGCGGCGCCGCAACCCCGCGCCGCGGCTTCGATGCGTGGCAGGAGTGGGCAAAGCAGCGAGGCGCTCGCGGACTCGCCTACGTCACCATTGCCGAGGACGGCACGCTCGGTGGCCCGGTAGCCAAGAACATCTCAGACGCCGAACGCGAAGGGCTGGCCGCCGCGACGGGCGCGAAGCCGGGAGATGCGATTTTCTTTGCGGCCGGCACCCGCAGACAGAGCCAGGAACTGCTCGGGGCTGCACGGCTAGAAATCGGCAAACGCGGCGGTCTAATCGACGAAAACGCGTGGTCATTCGTGTGGGTCGTCGATGCACCATTGTTCGAGCCAGCGGGCGAAAACGGCGACGTGGCAGTGGGCAGCGGCGCGTGGACCGCAGTCCACCACGCGTTCACCTCGCCCAAGCCCGAAAGCATGGAGAGTTTCGACACCGATCCCGGTGCGGCGCTGGCCTACGCGTACGACATCGTCTGCAACGGCAACGAAATTGGCGGCGGCTCCATTCGCATCCACCGCCGCGACGTGCAGGAGCGGGTCTTTGCCGTCATGGGGCTGTCGGAAGAGGATTCGCAGGAGAAATTCGGATTCTTGCTTGACGCCTTTGCATTCGGCGCCCCGCCACACGGTGGAATTGCCTTTGGTTGGGACCGGATCGTCATGTTGATGGCGGGTGCAGAATCCATTCGCGACGTCATTGCGTTCCCGAAATCCGGTGGCGGATACGACCCGTTGACGGCTGCCCCAGCCCCCATCACACCGCAGCAGCGCAAGGAGGCAGGAGTTGACTACGTTGCTCCCGTCAAGCCCGCGGAGCCGCAACCAGTCGCTGAGTGA